A region from the Vicia villosa cultivar HV-30 ecotype Madison, WI linkage group LG3, Vvil1.0, whole genome shotgun sequence genome encodes:
- the LOC131658465 gene encoding uncharacterized protein LOC131658465, giving the protein MGWWSENSWHWKLENSRNALNAEAAAEVEELQQILTKVAPKRFVPDGFSWPIGGERVYVVRDYYRKLIMGVDVMEVQVCVKVALKVLWHSWMPSKVKIFGWRLLQDRLATREQLVKRGILENDERCFCVFGCSQEGDIRHLFLDCDVARRVWEKVANWLGLDQGYAGDCCSYLKQMVERMSKLCSVRRAAVIWMCTSWCIWKQRNDVIFENGVRDIDEIFHNVQMYSWWWLNIGNKQKVFCSFYEWRHSPINFM; this is encoded by the coding sequence ATGGGATGGTGGTCGGAAAACTCGTGGCATTGGAAGTTGGAGAACTCAAGGAATGCACTGAATGCTGAGGCTGCTGCAGAGGTGGAAGAGCTACAACAAATTTTGACTAAAGTAGCTCCAAAAAGATTTGTTCCGGATGGATTCTCCTGGCCGATTGGTGGTGAAAGGGTATATGTTGTTAGAGATTATTACCGTAAATTGATTATGGGAGTGGATGTGATGGAGGTTCAGGTATGTGTAAAAGTTGCACTGAAAGTGCTGTGGCATTCATGGATGCCTTCCAAGGTGAAAATATTCGGGTGGAGACTATTGCAAGACAGATTAGCAACACGTGAGCAGCTGGTCAAAAGAGGTATTTTAGAGAATGATGAAAGGTGTTTCTGTGTGTTTGGTTGCTCGCAGGAGGGAGATATACGACATCTCTTTCTAGACTGTGATGTGGCTCGAAGGGTGTGGGAGAAGGTTGCGAATTGGCTAGGCTTGGATCAAGGGTATGCTGGTGACTGTTGCAGTTATTTAAAGCAGATGGTAGAAAGGATGAGTAAACTTTGTTCTGTAAGGAGAGCAGCAGTGATATGGATGTGTACATCATGGTGTATATGGAAGCAGCGAAACGATGTAATATTCGAGAATGGGGTACGAGACATTGATGAAATATTCCATAATGTGCAGATGTATTCCTGGTGGTGGCTGAATATAGGCAACAAGCAGAAAGTTTTTTGTTCCTTCTATGAATGGAGACATAGCCCAATAAATTTTATGTAA